In Tubulanus polymorphus chromosome 2, tnTubPoly1.2, whole genome shotgun sequence, a single window of DNA contains:
- the LOC141900437 gene encoding complexin-1-like isoform X3, with protein sequence MDLISGAAGAGGNEEGDGENKEAEEDPEVAEARREAEERRKEKHRKMEEERETMRQEIRDKYGIKKREEPKPEEDDPGRIGRKKKSPAELAAEAAAAEEAEDDFASFLPGNVREMASKVTEMPSKLASEVTEKCSLQ encoded by the exons CTGCGGGTGCTGGAGGAAACGAAGAGGGTGATGGAGAAAACAAGGAGGCTGAAGAGGATCCAGAGGTTGCTGAAGCGCGTCGAGAGGCTGAAGAGCGAAGGAAAGAAAAACACAGAAAGATGGAAGAAGAGCGAGAGACGATGAGACAAGAAATTAGAGACAAG tatggtattaaaaaaagggaAGAACCGAAGCCCGAAGAAGACGATCCGGGAAGAATAGGTCGTAAAAAGAAATCACCGGCAGAATTGGCCGccgaagcagcagcagctgaaGAGGCAGAAGATGACTTTGCCA GCTTTCTTCCTGGGAATGTAAGGGAGATGGCATCAAAAGTGACAGAAATGCCCTCAAAGTTGGCTTCCGAAGTGACAGAGAAGTGTAGCCTACAGTGA